In Nymphaea colorata isolate Beijing-Zhang1983 chromosome 3, ASM883128v2, whole genome shotgun sequence, a genomic segment contains:
- the LOC116249722 gene encoding uncharacterized protein LOC116249722 isoform X3, translating into MDRNKEIQDLVAARLTSPFSAVQRTRTWGLILRMCWCFLHLLVKLFHLAIQSIHKLQCYFILIGYTFNHVPLGLSKLQSVAIVVDSEEAFQISKVVTLIRWLSKFGVKHISLYDVDGVMKESKKFLVKNWSDLSIREWKEVDKKFASRDQKSVELEWLSFSDGKEAIVKAARYISSSYSKPVELDAHQSKLVILEADVDKALKAVGSTGPEPDILLLFGPARCHLGFPTWRLRYTEIIHMGTLRSSSFSALLKVMYDFSKKHQNYGK; encoded by the exons GCTGTGCAGAGGACTAGGACATGGGGGCTTATTCTTCGAATGTGCTGGTGTTTTCTTCATCTATTGGTTAAGCTGTTTCATCTTGCCATACAGTCAATCCACAAGTTGCAATGCTATTTTATCCTGATTGGGTATACATTCAACCATGTCCCATTAGGATTAAGTAAGCTTCAGTCTGTTGCTATTGTAGTGGATAGTGAAGAAgcttttcaaatatcaaaagtGGTTACTCTTATTCGCTGGTTATCGAAGTTTGGGGTGAAGCATATCTCTCTTTATGACGTGGATG GAGTAATGAAGGAATCAAAGAAGTTCCTTGTGAAAAATTGGAGTGACTTAAGCATAAGAGAATGGAAG GAGGTTGATAAGAAGTTTGCATCCCGTGACCAAAAGTCTGTAGAACTGGAATGGTTAAGTTTTTCTGATGGAAAGGAAGCAATTGTCAAAGCAGCCAGGTATATAAGCTCAAGCTACTCAAAACCTGTGGAATTGGATGCTCATCAAAGCAAACTAGTTATCCTGGAGGCTGACGTGGACAAGGCATTGAAAGCTGTTG GTTCTACTGGGCCGGAGCCTGACATTCTCCTTCTATTTGGACCTGCTAGGTGCCATTTAGGGTTTCCTACCTGGAGACTGAGATATACAGAAATAAT ACATATGGGAACTTTGAGATCATCCTCATTCAGTGCACTACTGAAAGTAATGTATGACTTTTCAAAGAAGCACCAGAATTATGGCAAGTAG
- the LOC116249722 gene encoding uncharacterized protein LOC116249722 isoform X4 — MCWCFLHLLVKLFHLAIQSIHKLQCYFILIGYTFNHVPLGLSKLQSVAIVVDSEEAFQISKVVTLIRWLSKFGVKHISLYDVDGVMKESKKFLVKNWSDLSIREWKEVDKKFASRDQKSVELEWLSFSDGKEAIVKAARYISSSYSKPVELDAHQSKLVILEADVDKALKAVGSTGPEPDILLLFGPARCHLGFPTWRLRYTEIIHMGTLRSSSFSALLKVMYDFSKKHQNYGK; from the exons ATGTGCTGGTGTTTTCTTCATCTATTGGTTAAGCTGTTTCATCTTGCCATACAGTCAATCCACAAGTTGCAATGCTATTTTATCCTGATTGGGTATACATTCAACCATGTCCCATTAGGATTAAGTAAGCTTCAGTCTGTTGCTATTGTAGTGGATAGTGAAGAAgcttttcaaatatcaaaagtGGTTACTCTTATTCGCTGGTTATCGAAGTTTGGGGTGAAGCATATCTCTCTTTATGACGTGGATG GAGTAATGAAGGAATCAAAGAAGTTCCTTGTGAAAAATTGGAGTGACTTAAGCATAAGAGAATGGAAG GAGGTTGATAAGAAGTTTGCATCCCGTGACCAAAAGTCTGTAGAACTGGAATGGTTAAGTTTTTCTGATGGAAAGGAAGCAATTGTCAAAGCAGCCAGGTATATAAGCTCAAGCTACTCAAAACCTGTGGAATTGGATGCTCATCAAAGCAAACTAGTTATCCTGGAGGCTGACGTGGACAAGGCATTGAAAGCTGTTG GTTCTACTGGGCCGGAGCCTGACATTCTCCTTCTATTTGGACCTGCTAGGTGCCATTTAGGGTTTCCTACCTGGAGACTGAGATATACAGAAATAAT ACATATGGGAACTTTGAGATCATCCTCATTCAGTGCACTACTGAAAGTAATGTATGACTTTTCAAAGAAGCACCAGAATTATGGCAAGTAG